Genomic DNA from Dehalogenimonas lykanthroporepellens BL-DC-9:
CAGTAATCCGGAATGGTCGCCGGCGGTCTTGTCGGCGCTTTCCAGCCGCAAACCCAGCACCCCGGCCAGTTCCCGGAGCAGGGCCCGCACCTTGCCGGTGGGCCGGCCTTCGGCCTCCAGCCGGTTGATGTCCCGTGCCAGGTCAAAGAGGGCGGCCAGGGCGCGCGGGGTGTTGAAATCATCATCCATGGCCTCGACGAAACGACTCCGGCACACCTCGCGGTCGAACAACGGGTCGTCAGCCTCAGACGTTACCGTCTTGTCACCGGCGGCCTGGGTCAGGCGCCGGGCGCCTTTTTCCGCCGCCTCGACAATCTCGTCGGAATAGGTCAGCGGACTGCGGTAATGGGAAGACAGGACGAAGACCCGCAGGGCGTCGGCGGAATACTTCTGCAAGGCTTCCTTGATGGTTATCAGGTTGCCCAGTGACTTGCTCATCTTCTCGCCGCCAAGCTGGAGCAGGCCGTTGTGCAACCAGTAGCGAACGAACGGCTTTTGCCCGGTGAAACTCTCGGACTGGGCTATCTCGTTTTCATGGTGGGGAAAAATCAGGTCGGCGCCGCCGCCGTGGATATCGATGGTCTCTCCCAGGTACTTGTGGCTCATAGCGGAGCACTCGATGTGCCAGCCCGGCCGGCCCTGCCCCCACGGGGAAGCCCAGGCCGGTTCCCCCGGCTTGGTGGCTTTCCACAGCACGAAGTCCATCGGGTCTTCCTTGGTCTCGTCTACCTCGATGCGGGCGCCGGCCTGCATCTGCTCCAGCGTCCGGTGGGACAGCTTGCCGTAATCTGCCAACCGCCGTACCCGGAAATAAACCGAACCCCGGACCTCGTAGGCGAAGCCCCGCGCTACCAGGCCTTCCACCAGTTCGATGATGGCCGGTATTTCCTCGGTCACCCGCGGGTAGGCGTCCGCCGGCAGGATGTTGAGGGCGCTCATGTCGGCCTGAAAGTCGGCGATGTTGCGGTCGGCCAGTTCCAGCGGCGTCAGCCCGGCCGGGGCCGCCTTGGCGATGATCTTGTCATCGACGTCGGTAAAATTCTGCACATACTTGACCCGGTAGCCACGGTAGAGCAGGTAACGCCGGATGACGTCGAAATTGATATAGCTCATGGCGTGGCCGATATGAGCCGAGGATTGGGGGGTGATGCCGCAGACGTACATGCTGACCGGGTCTGCGGCCGGTTTGAATACTTCACGGGTGCCGGTAAGGGTATTGGAAATCTTCATCGATACTCTCTCATGATAACAGAAACCACCGGTAGCGGCTTCAGGGGGTGATTTTTTCAATAAGTGCGCTGGCCCAGGCCGCCATGCCTTCCTCCCGGCCGACGAAGCCCAGTTCTTCGGTAGTGGAGGCCTTGACGTTGACGGCGCTGGAGTCGATGCCCAGGGCGCCGGCCAGGTTGAGGCACATGTCAGCGATATGGTCTCTCAGCCGGGGCTGTTCGGCGGCGATGACGGCGTCGATGTTGACCGGGCGCCAGCCGCCGGCGCTCAGCATGATGCCGGTCTGTTCCAGCAGTTTCAGACTGCTGATGCCCTTGAAGCGGGGGTCGCCGGGCGGAAAATGAACACCGATATCACCCAGCCCGGCGGCGCCCAGCAGGGCATCCATGACGGCATGGGTCAGTACATCGGCGTCGCTCCAACCGGTAAGGCCGCGGTCGTGGGGT
This window encodes:
- a CDS encoding cysteinyl-tRNA synthetase (KEGG: dev:DhcVS_61 cysteinyl-tRNA synthetase~TIGRFAM: cysteinyl-tRNA synthetase~PFAM: Cysteinyl-tRNA synthetase class Ia ; Cysteinyl-tRNA synthetase class Ia DALR), which codes for MKISNTLTGTREVFKPAADPVSMYVCGITPQSSAHIGHAMSYINFDVIRRYLLYRGYRVKYVQNFTDVDDKIIAKAAPAGLTPLELADRNIADFQADMSALNILPADAYPRVTEEIPAIIELVEGLVARGFAYEVRGSVYFRVRRLADYGKLSHRTLEQMQAGARIEVDETKEDPMDFVLWKATKPGEPAWASPWGQGRPGWHIECSAMSHKYLGETIDIHGGGADLIFPHHENEIAQSESFTGQKPFVRYWLHNGLLQLGGEKMSKSLGNLITIKEALQKYSADALRVFVLSSHYRSPLTYSDEIVEAAEKGARRLTQAAGDKTVTSEADDPLFDREVCRSRFVEAMDDDFNTPRALAALFDLARDINRLEAEGRPTGKVRALLRELAGVLGLRLESADKTAGDHSGLLVAAAEIWRADGRELPDWDGDAERAMADILSLRAELRREKNYAEADKLRNRLDETGIVIKDTPTGPVWSYKTL
- a CDS encoding 2C-methyl-D-erythritol 2,4-cyclodiphosphate synthase (KEGG: dev:DhcVS_60 2C-methyl-D-erythritol 2,4-cyclodiphosphate synthase~TIGRFAM: 2C-methyl-D-erythritol 2,4-cyclodiphosphate synthase~PFAM: MECDP-synthase); translated protein: MNWRTGIGYDVHRLAPDRPLVLGGVTVPHDRGLTGWSDADVLTHAVMDALLGAAGLGDIGVHFPPGDPRFKGISSLKLLEQTGIMLSAGGWRPVNIDAVIAAEQPRLRDHIADMCLNLAGALGIDSSAVNVKASTTEELGFVGREEGMAAWASALIEKITP